One window from the genome of Lynx canadensis isolate LIC74 chromosome E3, mLynCan4.pri.v2, whole genome shotgun sequence encodes:
- the ATXN2L gene encoding ataxin-2-like protein isoform X8: MLKPQPPQQTSQPQQPPPTQQAVARRPPGGTSPPNGGLPGPLASTSAPPGPPAAATPCLGPAAAAGSGLRRGAEGILAPQPPPPQQHQERPGAAAIGSARGQSTGKGPPQSPVFEGVYSNSRMLHFLTAVVGSTCDVKVKNGTTYEGIFKTLSSKFELAVDAVHRKASEPAGGPCREDIVDTMVFKPSDVMLVHFRNVDFNYATKDKFTDSAIAMNSKVNGEHKEKVLQRWEGGDSNSDDYDLESDMSNGWDPNEMFKFNEENYGVKTTYDSSLSSYTVPLEKDNSEEFRQRELRAAQLAREIESSPQYRLRIAMENDDGRTEEEKHSAVQRQGSGRESPSLASREGKYIPLPQRVREGPRGGVRCSSSRGGRPGLSSLPPRGPHHLDNSSPSPGSETRGINGGPSRMSPKAQRPLRGGAKTLSSPSSRPSGEASVPPPPAAFPFLPVGRMYPPRSPKSAAPAPISASCPEPPIGSAVPTSSASIPVTSSVVDPGVGSISPASPKISLAPTDVKELPAKEPGRTLESQELSRIAGKVPGLQNEQKRFQLEELRKFGAQFKLQSSSSPETSLDPFPPRILKEEAKGKEKEVDGLLTSEPMGSPVSSKTESVSDKEDKAPLPPAGATEGPEQPPPPCPSQTGSPPVGLIKGDDKDEGPVAEQVKKSTLNPNAKEFNPTKPLLSVNKSTSTPTSPGPRTHSTPSIPVLTAGQSGLYSPQYISYIPQIHMGPAVQAPQMYPYPVSNSVPGQQGKYRGAKGSLPPQRSDQHQPASAPPMMQAAAAAGPPLVAATPYSSYIPYTPQQFPGQPAMMQPMAHYPSQPVFAPMLQSNPRMLTSGSHPQAIVSSSTPQYPSAEQPTPQALYATVHQSYPHHATQLHAHQPQPATTPTGSQPQSQHAAPSPVQHQAGQAPHLGSGQPQQNLYHPGALTGTPPSLPPGPSAQSPQSSFPQPAAVYAIHAHQQLPHGFTNMAHVTQAHVQTGITAAPPPHPGAPHPPQVMLLHPPQSHGGPPQGAVPQSGVPALSASTPSPYPYIGHPQAPLPPPGELKIVLAAT; this comes from the exons ATGTTGAAGCCTCAGCCGCCACAACAGacctcccagccccagcagccGCCCCCCACGCAACAGGCCGTGGCCCGCCGGCCTCCCGGGGGCACCAGCCCTCCCAACGGCGGCCTCCCGGGGCCCCTGGCCTCCACCTCGGCTCCCCCAGGGCCTCCCGCGGCCGCTACTCCCTGCTTGGGGCCTGCAGCAGCCGCCGGGAGCGGGCTCCGCCGGGGAGCCGAGGGCATTTTggcgccgcagccgccgccgccgcagcaaCATCAGGAGAGGCCAGGGGCAGCGGCTATCGGCAGCGCCAG GGGACAAAGCACAGGAAAGGGCCCCCCACAGTCACCG GTGTTCGAGGGTGTTTACAGCAATTCCAGAATGCTGCATTTTCTTACAGCTGTTGTG GGCTCCACTTGTGATGTGAAGGTGAAGAATGGTACCACGTATGAAGGTATCTTCAAGACTCTGAGCTCAAAG TTTGAACTAGCCGTGGATGCTGTACACCGGAAAGCATCTGAGCCAGCAGGTGGCCCTTGTCGGGAAGACATTGTGGATACCATGGTGTTTAAGCCAAGTGATGTCATGCTTGTCCACTTCCGAAATGTTGACTTCAATTATGCTACTAAAG ACAAGTTTACGGATTCAGCCATTGCCATGAACTCAAAAGTGAATGGGGAGCACAAAGAGAAGGTGCTTCAGCGCTGGGAAGGGGGTGACAGCAACAGTGATGACTATGACCTCGAGTCTGACATG TCCAACGGATGGGACCCCAATGAAATGTTCAAGTTCAACGAGGAGAACTATGGTGTGAAGACCACCTATGATAGCAGTCTTTCTTCTTATAC GGTGCCCTTGGAGAAGGACAACTCGGAAGAGTTTCGTCAGCGGGAGCTGCGTGCGGCCCAATTGGCTCGAGAGATTGAATCAAGCCCCCAGTACCGCCTGCGGATCGCCATGGAGAACGATGATGGGCGCACTGAGGAAGAGAAGCACAGTGCAGTCCAACGGCAGGGTTCAGGGCGGGAGAGCCCCAGCCTGGCATCCAG GGAGGGAAAGTATATCCCTCTACCCCAACGAGTTCGGGAAGGTCCCCGGGGAGGAGTTCGATGCAGTAGTTCCCGGGGTGGCCGCCCTGGCCTTAGCTCTTTGCCACCTCGTGGCCCTCACCATCTTGACAATAGCAGCCCCAGCCCAGGTTCTGAGACACGTGGTATCAATGGAG gccctTCCCGCATGTCCCCTAAGGCACAGCGGCCTCTGAGAGGTGGTGCCAAGACTCTGTCTTCACCCAGCAGTAGGCCCTCTGGAGAAGCTTCTGTTCCACCTCCTCCTGCAG ctttcccttttcttccagtGGGCCGGATGTATCCCCCACGCTCTCCCAAGTCGGCTGCCCCTGCCCCAATCTCGGCTTCCTGTCCTGAGCCCCCCATTGGCTCAGCAGTACCAACCTCTTCAGCTTCCATCCCTGTGACATCGTCAGTTGTGGATCCTGGAGTAGGCTCCATTTCCCCAGCTTCTCCAAAGATCTCATTGGCCCCCACAGATG TAAAAGAACTTCCAGCCAAGGAACCTGGGAGAACTCTGGAATCCCAGGAGCTGTCCCGGATAGCTGGGAAAG TCCCTGGCCTTCAGAATGAACAGAAACGCTTTCAACTGGAAGAATTGAGAAAGTTTGGGGCCCAGTTTAAG CTGCAGTCCAGTAGCTCCCCTGAGACCAGTCTGGATCCTTTTCCTCCCCGGATCTTAAAGGAGGAggccaaagggaaagagaaggaggttGATGGTCTATTGACTTCAGAGCCAATGGGGTCCCCAGTCTCCTCCAAGACAGAGTCCGTATCGGATAAGGAGGACAAAGCACCCCTGCCACCGGCAGGAGCCACCGAGGGGCCAGAGCAGCCCCCGCCACCTTGCCCAAGCCAGACTGGCAGCCCCCCGGTGGGCCTCATCAAGGGAGACGACAAGGATGAGGGCCCTGTTGCCGA ACAAGTGAAGAAGTCCACGCTGAACCCCAATGCCAAGGAATTTAATCCCACAAAGCCTCTGCTGTCTGTG AATAAATCCACCAGTACCCCAACTTCTCCGGGGCCCCGGACTCACTCAACTCCTTCCATCCCGGTGCTCACAGCAGGCCAGAGTGGGCTCTATAGCCCCCAGTACATTTCCTACATACCTCAGATCCACATGGGACCAGCTGTTCAG GCACCTCAGATGTATCCATATCCTGTATCCAATTCCGTGCCTGGACAGCAGGGCAAGTACCGGGGAGCAAAAG gcTCCCTGCCCCCGCAGCGCTCGGACCAACACCAGCCAGCCTCAGCCCCTCCGATGATgcaggccgccgccgccgctggcCCCCCTCTTGTGGCTGCCACACCGTACTCTTCCTACATCCCCTACACCCCGCAGCAGTTCCCGGGCCAGCCTGCCATGATGCAGCCAATGGCCCACTACCCCTCGCAG CCGGTGTTCGCCCCCATGCTTCAGAGCAACCCACGCATGCTGACGTCGGGGAGCCATCCCCAGGCCATTGTGTCGTCCTCCACCCCTCAGTACCCTTCTGCAGAGCAGCCCACCCCCCAAGCCCTGTATG CCACCGTTCACCAGTCCTATCCACACCATGCTACGCAGCTCCATGCCCACCAGCCGCAGCCGGCCACCACGCCTACTGGGAGCCAGCCGCAGTCCCAGCATGCGGCCCCCAGTCCCGTCCAG CACCAGGCGGGGCAGGCCCCACACCTGGGCAGTGGACAGCCACAGCAGAATCTgtaccacccaggggccctgacaGGCACGCCGCCTTCTCTGCCACCGGGACCTTCTGCCCAGTCCCCTCAGAGCAGCTTCCCCCAGCCAGCCGCTGTGTATGCCATCCATGCCCACCAGCAGCTGCCCCACGGCTTCACCAACATGGCCCATGTTACCCAG GCCCATGTCCAAACTGGAATCACAGcagccccgccccctcacccTGGGGCTCCCCACCcgccccaggtgatgctgctgcacCCACCCCAGAGCCATGGGGGCCCCCCCCAAGGCGCGGTGCCCCAGAGTGGGGTGCCTGCACTCTCAGCTTCCACACCCTCACCCTACCCCTACATCGGACACCCCCAAG CTCCCCTTCCACCCCCCGGGGAACTGAAGATTGTCCTGGCCGCGACCTGA
- the ATXN2L gene encoding ataxin-2-like protein isoform X4: MLKPQPPQQTSQPQQPPPTQQAVARRPPGGTSPPNGGLPGPLASTSAPPGPPAAATPCLGPAAAAGSGLRRGAEGILAPQPPPPQQHQERPGAAAIGSARGQSTGKGPPQSPVFEGVYSNSRMLHFLTAVVGSTCDVKVKNGTTYEGIFKTLSSKFELAVDAVHRKASEPAGGPCREDIVDTMVFKPSDVMLVHFRNVDFNYATKDKFTDSAIAMNSKVNGEHKEKVLQRWEGGDSNSDDYDLESDMSNGWDPNEMFKFNEENYGVKTTYDSSLSSYTVPLEKDNSEEFRQRELRAAQLAREIESSPQYRLRIAMENDDGRTEEEKHSAVQRQGSGRESPSLASREGKYIPLPQRVREGPRGGVRCSSSRGGRPGLSSLPPRGPHHLDNSSPSPGSETRGINGGPSRMSPKAQRPLRGGAKTLSSPSSRPSGEASVPPPPAAFPFLPVGRMYPPRSPKSAAPAPISASCPEPPIGSAVPTSSASIPVTSSVVDPGVGSISPASPKISLAPTDVKELPAKEPGRTLESQELSRIAGKVPGLQNEQKRFQLEELRKFGAQFKLQSSSSPETSLDPFPPRILKEEAKGKEKEVDGLLTSEPMGSPVSSKTESVSDKEDKAPLPPAGATEGPEQPPPPCPSQTGSPPVGLIKGDDKDEGPVAEQVKKSTLNPNAKEFNPTKPLLSVNKSTSTPTSPGPRTHSTPSIPVLTAGQSGLYSPQYISYIPQIHMGPAVQAPQMYPYPVSNSVPGQQGKYRGAKGSLPPQRSDQHQPASAPPMMQAAAAAGPPLVAATPYSSYIPYTPQQFPGQPAMMQPMAHYPSQPVFAPMLQSNPRMLTSGSHPQAIVSSSTPQYPSAEQPTPQALYATVHQSYPHHATQLHAHQPQPATTPTGSQPQSQHAAPSPVQHQAGQAPHLGSGQPQQNLYHPGALTGTPPSLPPGPSAQSPQSSFPQPAAVYAIHAHQQLPHGFTNMAHVTQAHVQTGITAAPPPHPGAPHPPQVMLLHPPQSHGGPPQGAVPQSGVPALSASTPSPYPYIGHPQGEQPGQAPGFPGGADDRIPPLPPPGELKIVLAAT, translated from the exons ATGTTGAAGCCTCAGCCGCCACAACAGacctcccagccccagcagccGCCCCCCACGCAACAGGCCGTGGCCCGCCGGCCTCCCGGGGGCACCAGCCCTCCCAACGGCGGCCTCCCGGGGCCCCTGGCCTCCACCTCGGCTCCCCCAGGGCCTCCCGCGGCCGCTACTCCCTGCTTGGGGCCTGCAGCAGCCGCCGGGAGCGGGCTCCGCCGGGGAGCCGAGGGCATTTTggcgccgcagccgccgccgccgcagcaaCATCAGGAGAGGCCAGGGGCAGCGGCTATCGGCAGCGCCAG GGGACAAAGCACAGGAAAGGGCCCCCCACAGTCACCG GTGTTCGAGGGTGTTTACAGCAATTCCAGAATGCTGCATTTTCTTACAGCTGTTGTG GGCTCCACTTGTGATGTGAAGGTGAAGAATGGTACCACGTATGAAGGTATCTTCAAGACTCTGAGCTCAAAG TTTGAACTAGCCGTGGATGCTGTACACCGGAAAGCATCTGAGCCAGCAGGTGGCCCTTGTCGGGAAGACATTGTGGATACCATGGTGTTTAAGCCAAGTGATGTCATGCTTGTCCACTTCCGAAATGTTGACTTCAATTATGCTACTAAAG ACAAGTTTACGGATTCAGCCATTGCCATGAACTCAAAAGTGAATGGGGAGCACAAAGAGAAGGTGCTTCAGCGCTGGGAAGGGGGTGACAGCAACAGTGATGACTATGACCTCGAGTCTGACATG TCCAACGGATGGGACCCCAATGAAATGTTCAAGTTCAACGAGGAGAACTATGGTGTGAAGACCACCTATGATAGCAGTCTTTCTTCTTATAC GGTGCCCTTGGAGAAGGACAACTCGGAAGAGTTTCGTCAGCGGGAGCTGCGTGCGGCCCAATTGGCTCGAGAGATTGAATCAAGCCCCCAGTACCGCCTGCGGATCGCCATGGAGAACGATGATGGGCGCACTGAGGAAGAGAAGCACAGTGCAGTCCAACGGCAGGGTTCAGGGCGGGAGAGCCCCAGCCTGGCATCCAG GGAGGGAAAGTATATCCCTCTACCCCAACGAGTTCGGGAAGGTCCCCGGGGAGGAGTTCGATGCAGTAGTTCCCGGGGTGGCCGCCCTGGCCTTAGCTCTTTGCCACCTCGTGGCCCTCACCATCTTGACAATAGCAGCCCCAGCCCAGGTTCTGAGACACGTGGTATCAATGGAG gccctTCCCGCATGTCCCCTAAGGCACAGCGGCCTCTGAGAGGTGGTGCCAAGACTCTGTCTTCACCCAGCAGTAGGCCCTCTGGAGAAGCTTCTGTTCCACCTCCTCCTGCAG ctttcccttttcttccagtGGGCCGGATGTATCCCCCACGCTCTCCCAAGTCGGCTGCCCCTGCCCCAATCTCGGCTTCCTGTCCTGAGCCCCCCATTGGCTCAGCAGTACCAACCTCTTCAGCTTCCATCCCTGTGACATCGTCAGTTGTGGATCCTGGAGTAGGCTCCATTTCCCCAGCTTCTCCAAAGATCTCATTGGCCCCCACAGATG TAAAAGAACTTCCAGCCAAGGAACCTGGGAGAACTCTGGAATCCCAGGAGCTGTCCCGGATAGCTGGGAAAG TCCCTGGCCTTCAGAATGAACAGAAACGCTTTCAACTGGAAGAATTGAGAAAGTTTGGGGCCCAGTTTAAG CTGCAGTCCAGTAGCTCCCCTGAGACCAGTCTGGATCCTTTTCCTCCCCGGATCTTAAAGGAGGAggccaaagggaaagagaaggaggttGATGGTCTATTGACTTCAGAGCCAATGGGGTCCCCAGTCTCCTCCAAGACAGAGTCCGTATCGGATAAGGAGGACAAAGCACCCCTGCCACCGGCAGGAGCCACCGAGGGGCCAGAGCAGCCCCCGCCACCTTGCCCAAGCCAGACTGGCAGCCCCCCGGTGGGCCTCATCAAGGGAGACGACAAGGATGAGGGCCCTGTTGCCGA ACAAGTGAAGAAGTCCACGCTGAACCCCAATGCCAAGGAATTTAATCCCACAAAGCCTCTGCTGTCTGTG AATAAATCCACCAGTACCCCAACTTCTCCGGGGCCCCGGACTCACTCAACTCCTTCCATCCCGGTGCTCACAGCAGGCCAGAGTGGGCTCTATAGCCCCCAGTACATTTCCTACATACCTCAGATCCACATGGGACCAGCTGTTCAG GCACCTCAGATGTATCCATATCCTGTATCCAATTCCGTGCCTGGACAGCAGGGCAAGTACCGGGGAGCAAAAG gcTCCCTGCCCCCGCAGCGCTCGGACCAACACCAGCCAGCCTCAGCCCCTCCGATGATgcaggccgccgccgccgctggcCCCCCTCTTGTGGCTGCCACACCGTACTCTTCCTACATCCCCTACACCCCGCAGCAGTTCCCGGGCCAGCCTGCCATGATGCAGCCAATGGCCCACTACCCCTCGCAG CCGGTGTTCGCCCCCATGCTTCAGAGCAACCCACGCATGCTGACGTCGGGGAGCCATCCCCAGGCCATTGTGTCGTCCTCCACCCCTCAGTACCCTTCTGCAGAGCAGCCCACCCCCCAAGCCCTGTATG CCACCGTTCACCAGTCCTATCCACACCATGCTACGCAGCTCCATGCCCACCAGCCGCAGCCGGCCACCACGCCTACTGGGAGCCAGCCGCAGTCCCAGCATGCGGCCCCCAGTCCCGTCCAG CACCAGGCGGGGCAGGCCCCACACCTGGGCAGTGGACAGCCACAGCAGAATCTgtaccacccaggggccctgacaGGCACGCCGCCTTCTCTGCCACCGGGACCTTCTGCCCAGTCCCCTCAGAGCAGCTTCCCCCAGCCAGCCGCTGTGTATGCCATCCATGCCCACCAGCAGCTGCCCCACGGCTTCACCAACATGGCCCATGTTACCCAG GCCCATGTCCAAACTGGAATCACAGcagccccgccccctcacccTGGGGCTCCCCACCcgccccaggtgatgctgctgcacCCACCCCAGAGCCATGGGGGCCCCCCCCAAGGCGCGGTGCCCCAGAGTGGGGTGCCTGCACTCTCAGCTTCCACACCCTCACCCTACCCCTACATCGGACACCCCCAAGGTGAGCAGCCTGGCCAGGCGCCTGGATTTCCAGGAGGAGCCGATGACAGGATTC CTCCCCTTCCACCCCCCGGGGAACTGAAGATTGTCCTGGCCGCGACCTGA
- the ATXN2L gene encoding ataxin-2-like protein isoform X10: MLKPQPPQQTSQPQQPPPTQQAVARRPPGGTSPPNGGLPGPLASTSAPPGPPAAATPCLGPAAAAGSGLRRGAEGILAPQPPPPQQHQERPGAAAIGSARGQSTGKGPPQSPVFEGVYSNSRMLHFLTAVVGSTCDVKVKNGTTYEGIFKTLSSKFELAVDAVHRKASEPAGGPCREDIVDTMVFKPSDVMLVHFRNVDFNYATKDKFTDSAIAMNSKVNGEHKEKVLQRWEGGDSNSDDYDLESDMSNGWDPNEMFKFNEENYGVKTTYDSSLSSYTVPLEKDNSEEFRQRELRAAQLAREIESSPQYRLRIAMENDDGRTEEEKHSAVQRQGSGRESPSLASREGKYIPLPQRVREGPRGGVRCSSSRGGRPGLSSLPPRGPHHLDNSSPSPGSETRGINGGPSRMSPKAQRPLRGGAKTLSSPSSRPSGEASVPPPPAVGRMYPPRSPKSAAPAPISASCPEPPIGSAVPTSSASIPVTSSVVDPGVGSISPASPKISLAPTDVKELPAKEPGRTLESQELSRIAGKVPGLQNEQKRFQLEELRKFGAQFKLQSSSSPETSLDPFPPRILKEEAKGKEKEVDGLLTSEPMGSPVSSKTESVSDKEDKAPLPPAGATEGPEQPPPPCPSQTGSPPVGLIKGDDKDEGPVAEQVKKSTLNPNAKEFNPTKPLLSVNKSTSTPTSPGPRTHSTPSIPVLTAGQSGLYSPQYISYIPQIHMGPAVQAPQMYPYPVSNSVPGQQGKYRGAKGSLPPQRSDQHQPASAPPMMQAAAAAGPPLVAATPYSSYIPYTPQQFPGQPAMMQPMAHYPSQPVFAPMLQSNPRMLTSGSHPQAIVSSSTPQYPSAEQPTPQALYATVHQSYPHHATQLHAHQPQPATTPTGSQPQSQHAAPSPVQHQAGQAPHLGSGQPQQNLYHPGALTGTPPSLPPGPSAQSPQSSFPQPAAVYAIHAHQQLPHGFTNMAHVTQAHVQTGITAAPPPHPGAPHPPQVMLLHPPQSHGGPPQGAVPQSGVPALSASTPSPYPYIGHPQAPLPPPGELKIVLAAT; this comes from the exons ATGTTGAAGCCTCAGCCGCCACAACAGacctcccagccccagcagccGCCCCCCACGCAACAGGCCGTGGCCCGCCGGCCTCCCGGGGGCACCAGCCCTCCCAACGGCGGCCTCCCGGGGCCCCTGGCCTCCACCTCGGCTCCCCCAGGGCCTCCCGCGGCCGCTACTCCCTGCTTGGGGCCTGCAGCAGCCGCCGGGAGCGGGCTCCGCCGGGGAGCCGAGGGCATTTTggcgccgcagccgccgccgccgcagcaaCATCAGGAGAGGCCAGGGGCAGCGGCTATCGGCAGCGCCAG GGGACAAAGCACAGGAAAGGGCCCCCCACAGTCACCG GTGTTCGAGGGTGTTTACAGCAATTCCAGAATGCTGCATTTTCTTACAGCTGTTGTG GGCTCCACTTGTGATGTGAAGGTGAAGAATGGTACCACGTATGAAGGTATCTTCAAGACTCTGAGCTCAAAG TTTGAACTAGCCGTGGATGCTGTACACCGGAAAGCATCTGAGCCAGCAGGTGGCCCTTGTCGGGAAGACATTGTGGATACCATGGTGTTTAAGCCAAGTGATGTCATGCTTGTCCACTTCCGAAATGTTGACTTCAATTATGCTACTAAAG ACAAGTTTACGGATTCAGCCATTGCCATGAACTCAAAAGTGAATGGGGAGCACAAAGAGAAGGTGCTTCAGCGCTGGGAAGGGGGTGACAGCAACAGTGATGACTATGACCTCGAGTCTGACATG TCCAACGGATGGGACCCCAATGAAATGTTCAAGTTCAACGAGGAGAACTATGGTGTGAAGACCACCTATGATAGCAGTCTTTCTTCTTATAC GGTGCCCTTGGAGAAGGACAACTCGGAAGAGTTTCGTCAGCGGGAGCTGCGTGCGGCCCAATTGGCTCGAGAGATTGAATCAAGCCCCCAGTACCGCCTGCGGATCGCCATGGAGAACGATGATGGGCGCACTGAGGAAGAGAAGCACAGTGCAGTCCAACGGCAGGGTTCAGGGCGGGAGAGCCCCAGCCTGGCATCCAG GGAGGGAAAGTATATCCCTCTACCCCAACGAGTTCGGGAAGGTCCCCGGGGAGGAGTTCGATGCAGTAGTTCCCGGGGTGGCCGCCCTGGCCTTAGCTCTTTGCCACCTCGTGGCCCTCACCATCTTGACAATAGCAGCCCCAGCCCAGGTTCTGAGACACGTGGTATCAATGGAG gccctTCCCGCATGTCCCCTAAGGCACAGCGGCCTCTGAGAGGTGGTGCCAAGACTCTGTCTTCACCCAGCAGTAGGCCCTCTGGAGAAGCTTCTGTTCCACCTCCTCCTGCAG tGGGCCGGATGTATCCCCCACGCTCTCCCAAGTCGGCTGCCCCTGCCCCAATCTCGGCTTCCTGTCCTGAGCCCCCCATTGGCTCAGCAGTACCAACCTCTTCAGCTTCCATCCCTGTGACATCGTCAGTTGTGGATCCTGGAGTAGGCTCCATTTCCCCAGCTTCTCCAAAGATCTCATTGGCCCCCACAGATG TAAAAGAACTTCCAGCCAAGGAACCTGGGAGAACTCTGGAATCCCAGGAGCTGTCCCGGATAGCTGGGAAAG TCCCTGGCCTTCAGAATGAACAGAAACGCTTTCAACTGGAAGAATTGAGAAAGTTTGGGGCCCAGTTTAAG CTGCAGTCCAGTAGCTCCCCTGAGACCAGTCTGGATCCTTTTCCTCCCCGGATCTTAAAGGAGGAggccaaagggaaagagaaggaggttGATGGTCTATTGACTTCAGAGCCAATGGGGTCCCCAGTCTCCTCCAAGACAGAGTCCGTATCGGATAAGGAGGACAAAGCACCCCTGCCACCGGCAGGAGCCACCGAGGGGCCAGAGCAGCCCCCGCCACCTTGCCCAAGCCAGACTGGCAGCCCCCCGGTGGGCCTCATCAAGGGAGACGACAAGGATGAGGGCCCTGTTGCCGA ACAAGTGAAGAAGTCCACGCTGAACCCCAATGCCAAGGAATTTAATCCCACAAAGCCTCTGCTGTCTGTG AATAAATCCACCAGTACCCCAACTTCTCCGGGGCCCCGGACTCACTCAACTCCTTCCATCCCGGTGCTCACAGCAGGCCAGAGTGGGCTCTATAGCCCCCAGTACATTTCCTACATACCTCAGATCCACATGGGACCAGCTGTTCAG GCACCTCAGATGTATCCATATCCTGTATCCAATTCCGTGCCTGGACAGCAGGGCAAGTACCGGGGAGCAAAAG gcTCCCTGCCCCCGCAGCGCTCGGACCAACACCAGCCAGCCTCAGCCCCTCCGATGATgcaggccgccgccgccgctggcCCCCCTCTTGTGGCTGCCACACCGTACTCTTCCTACATCCCCTACACCCCGCAGCAGTTCCCGGGCCAGCCTGCCATGATGCAGCCAATGGCCCACTACCCCTCGCAG CCGGTGTTCGCCCCCATGCTTCAGAGCAACCCACGCATGCTGACGTCGGGGAGCCATCCCCAGGCCATTGTGTCGTCCTCCACCCCTCAGTACCCTTCTGCAGAGCAGCCCACCCCCCAAGCCCTGTATG CCACCGTTCACCAGTCCTATCCACACCATGCTACGCAGCTCCATGCCCACCAGCCGCAGCCGGCCACCACGCCTACTGGGAGCCAGCCGCAGTCCCAGCATGCGGCCCCCAGTCCCGTCCAG CACCAGGCGGGGCAGGCCCCACACCTGGGCAGTGGACAGCCACAGCAGAATCTgtaccacccaggggccctgacaGGCACGCCGCCTTCTCTGCCACCGGGACCTTCTGCCCAGTCCCCTCAGAGCAGCTTCCCCCAGCCAGCCGCTGTGTATGCCATCCATGCCCACCAGCAGCTGCCCCACGGCTTCACCAACATGGCCCATGTTACCCAG GCCCATGTCCAAACTGGAATCACAGcagccccgccccctcacccTGGGGCTCCCCACCcgccccaggtgatgctgctgcacCCACCCCAGAGCCATGGGGGCCCCCCCCAAGGCGCGGTGCCCCAGAGTGGGGTGCCTGCACTCTCAGCTTCCACACCCTCACCCTACCCCTACATCGGACACCCCCAAG CTCCCCTTCCACCCCCCGGGGAACTGAAGATTGTCCTGGCCGCGACCTGA